The Sphaeramia orbicularis chromosome 18, fSphaOr1.1, whole genome shotgun sequence genome contains a region encoding:
- the LOC115438171 gene encoding potential E3 ubiquitin-protein ligase ariadne-2-like isoform X2, protein MGVRIELDEYKSLRALMSCGHAVTPMSLTKWCRRLLDQGMTTFMCGEYGCDVEWSFEEVSKMALLTPEEMGYFEKKMFSNSKDRLDVKRCPGCNSSVVRTDFTDLCVECTLCTTEKNRFYLFCWQCLREWKGPSPRTDRCGNDGCINTSVETLRNCPDATFQDIEGISGCPSVRACPSCGFLIEHNTTGCKHIFCIRCAEEFCFVCLKYSDDCLETSEYFKLCTGGVAPRQTSIPVWQSEYY, encoded by the exons ATGGGGGTCAGAA tTGAGTTGGATGAATACAAGTCCCTACGAGCCCTGATGTCCTGTGGTCACGCTGTCACCCCCATGTCTCTGACCAAATGGTGTCGAAGGTTGTTGGATCAG GGTATGACCACATTTATGTGTGGTGAGTATGGCTGTGATGTTGAGTGGTCCTTTGAAGAAGTCAGTAAAATGGCTCTTCTCACTCCTGAAGAAATGGGCTACTTTGAAAAGAAAATGTTCAGCAATTCAAAGGATCGACTTGATGTCAAACGA TGTCCCGGCTGCAATTCCTCTGTGGTGAGAACTGACTTCACTGACCTGTGTGTTGAATGCACATTGTGCACAACTGAAAAGaacaggttttatttattctgctgGCAGTGCCTGCGTGAATGGAAAGGACCATCTCCACGTACGGACCGCTGTGGAAACGATGGCTGCATCAACACGTCAGTGGAAACACTAAGGAACTGTCCAGACGCCACTTTTCAGGATATAGAAGGGATCAGTGGATGTCCGTCTGTACGCGCTTGTCCCAGCTGTGGTTTCCTCATAGAACATAACACAACCGGCTGCAAACACATCTTCTGCATCCGATGTGCAGAAGAgttctgttttgtgtgtctgAAATACAGTGATGATTGTCTGGAGACGAGTGAATACTTTAAGCTATGTACCGGTGGTGTAGCCCCGAGACAGACGTCTATACCAGTATGGCAAAGTGAATATTATTAG
- the LOC115438171 gene encoding potential E3 ubiquitin-protein ligase ariadne-2-like isoform X1, which yields MGAKLSKKRKKKNRVNEIVNEIMSANREEVWSDSCGGEKMYDPRDPTLTFVDEDDVLDFELDEYKSLRALMSCGHAVTPMSLTKWCRRLLDQGMTTFMCGEYGCDVEWSFEEVSKMALLTPEEMGYFEKKMFSNSKDRLDVKRCPGCNSSVVRTDFTDLCVECTLCTTEKNRFYLFCWQCLREWKGPSPRTDRCGNDGCINTSVETLRNCPDATFQDIEGISGCPSVRACPSCGFLIEHNTTGCKHIFCIRCAEEFCFVCLKYSDDCLETSEYFKLCTGGVAPRQTSIPVWQSEYY from the exons ATGGGCGCAAAACTgtcaaagaagaggaagaagaaaaaccgAGTTAACGAGATAGTTAACGAAATAATGAGTGCTAACCGTGAAGAAGTCTGGAGCGACTCATGTGGAGGAGAGAAGATGTACGACCCAAGGGACCCTACACTGACATTTGTGGACGAGGATGATGTCCTGGACT tTGAGTTGGATGAATACAAGTCCCTACGAGCCCTGATGTCCTGTGGTCACGCTGTCACCCCCATGTCTCTGACCAAATGGTGTCGAAGGTTGTTGGATCAG GGTATGACCACATTTATGTGTGGTGAGTATGGCTGTGATGTTGAGTGGTCCTTTGAAGAAGTCAGTAAAATGGCTCTTCTCACTCCTGAAGAAATGGGCTACTTTGAAAAGAAAATGTTCAGCAATTCAAAGGATCGACTTGATGTCAAACGA TGTCCCGGCTGCAATTCCTCTGTGGTGAGAACTGACTTCACTGACCTGTGTGTTGAATGCACATTGTGCACAACTGAAAAGaacaggttttatttattctgctgGCAGTGCCTGCGTGAATGGAAAGGACCATCTCCACGTACGGACCGCTGTGGAAACGATGGCTGCATCAACACGTCAGTGGAAACACTAAGGAACTGTCCAGACGCCACTTTTCAGGATATAGAAGGGATCAGTGGATGTCCGTCTGTACGCGCTTGTCCCAGCTGTGGTTTCCTCATAGAACATAACACAACCGGCTGCAAACACATCTTCTGCATCCGATGTGCAGAAGAgttctgttttgtgtgtctgAAATACAGTGATGATTGTCTGGAGACGAGTGAATACTTTAAGCTATGTACCGGTGGTGTAGCCCCGAGACAGACGTCTATACCAGTATGGCAAAGTGAATATTATTAG